The sequence below is a genomic window from Polaribacter vadi.
ATAAATAATTTTGCCTCTAAAGTTTCTATTGTTATATTATTTTTAATTTTTGCTATTGGTCTTTATCAACAAAAAAGAATAAGACACTCTTTTGTTTTAAGAGCTCAATTTTTAGGAATTTTAATGAGCTATACAATTCTTTTTGGTTTAGGTTCAGAACTACACACGTATGTAATTGCTATGGTAGGGTATGCAATTTGGTATATTTTTATTGATAAAACATCATTAGATAAAGTATTACTTTGGATTAATTTTTTTCTTTTGGTAATCTTTCCTATTGATATTTTATGTCCTGTTTTTATTTCAAAATTTGTATTAGGAAAATTACATTTGGGCGTTATTATGTTTTTTATCACTTGGTGTGTTATGGTTTACAAATCGTTCTATTTATCAAAAACTAAAGCTATTGAAAAAAAATCAGATGATTTATAATGTAGCTATTACTTTAATTTTTAAAAATGAATTTTAATGGATACCTGTATCATAATTCCCTGTTATAATGAGTTTGATAGATTACCAATTTTAGATTTTACAAATTATATAAAAGAAAATAAGATACATTTTTGTTTTGTAAATGATGGTAGTACAGACAATACTTTAAGTGTATTGAATTCCCTACAATTAAGGTTTCCTAATAAAGTTACAATTGTTAACTGTGAACAAAACGTTGGTAAAGCAGAAGCTATAAGAAAAGCTGTTTTAATTGTTGCAAAAAAAACTACCTTCTCATATATTGGTTTTTTTGACGCAGATTTGGCAACTCCATTAACTGAAATACAGGCCTTATTACAAACATTAAAAGCGAACTCAGAAATTAGATTAATAATGGGAAGCAGAATTAAGAGACTTGGTAGCGTTATTAATAGAAAATATTCAAGGTTTTTATTTGGTCGAATTTTTGCAACAATTGTAAGTGAATTCCTTTTGAAATTACCAATTTATGATACGCAATGTGGGGCTAAAATTTTTAAAAAAAATATAGCTTTAATAATGTTCAAAGACCAATTTATAACCAAATGGATTTTTGATGTAGAAATGCTATTAAGGTTAAACCAAAAATTCGGATTAGAATTTATGCAAAATAGTATCTACGAATTTCCTTTAAATATTTGGGAAGAAAAAGGGGGTTCAAAAATCAAGTTTTTAGATTTTTTTAATGTTCCAAAAGATATTATTAATTTAAAAATAAGGTATAAAGACTAGCTGTTTTAAGCTAGTCTTTATACTTTATTAATATTATATATTCATTTTTTTGCTTTTTTGCAAATAAAACTAATCAATTAACTTTAACCCCAAACTTATTCCTTTTTCAATCATAAAATCATAACTAGCTTTGTGTTCATTAGGAATTTCACCATCTAAAATAGCATTTTTAATCGCTTCTTTTATTTGCCCAATTTCTCTGCAAGGTTTTAAGTTGAAAGCTTCCATAATTTCTTCGCCAGTTATTGGAGGTTGAAAATTACGTACTTTGTCTCTTTCTTCAACTTCTTTAATTTTAGAGCGAACAATATCAAAATTTTTATGATAAAGTTTAAATTTTCTTGGGTTTTTTGTAGTAATATCTGCTTCACACAACGTCATTAAAGAGTTGATGTCATCACCTGCATCAAAAACCAAACGCCTTACAGCAGAATCTGTAACATCACTTGCCAATACAATTGGTCTTGAACTTAACAAGACCATTTTCTGAACAAATTTCATTTTGTTGTTCAGTGGCATTTTTAATTTTTTAAAGATTTTATACACCATTTTTGAGCCTACAAATTCATGTCCATGAAACGTCCAACCCACTTTTTTACTGAATCTTTTTGTAGGTGCTTTTCCAACATCATGTAAAAGAGCAGCCCATCGTAACCAAACATCATCTGTATGTACAGCAATATTATCTACAACTTCTAAAGTGTGATAAAAATTATCTTTATGTTTCTGACCTTCAACTTCTTCAACGCCTTTTAGTGCGATTAATTCAGGTAGAATTTGAGGTAATAAATTTGTTTTTTCTAATAGTAAAAAACCTACAGATGGTTTTGCAGATGACATTATTTTATTCAATTCAACTACAATTCTCTCTTTGGTAATTATTTGTAATCGATTTGAATTTTTAGAAATTGCAGCAAGCGAATTTTCTTCAATTTCAAAATTTAACTGTGTTGCAAAACGAATGGCTCTCATCATCCTTAAAGGATCATCAGAATAGGTAATATCTGGGTTTAAAGGCGTTTTAATAATTTTATTTTCTAAATCTTCAATACCATTAAAAGGATCTAAGAGTTCTCCGAAATTTTCTTCGTTTAAACTTAAAGCAAGTGCATTTATGGTAAAATCGCGTCTATTTTGATCGTCTTTTAAAGTCCCTTCAGTAACTTCAGGATTTCTACTTTCTTCAGAATACGATTCTTTTCTTGCGCCAACAAACTCAATTTCTACGTCTTTAAAACGCAACATGGCTGTACCATAGGTTTTAAAAACTTGTACTTTTGGTTTATTTGGAATTAGTTGTGCTACTTTTTTTGCGAGCTCAATGCCACTGCCAACAGCAACAACATCTATATCTTTTGCAGTGCCTCTTTTTAGGAAAAAATCACGTACAAAACCACCAATTACATAAGAATCGATATTTAGTTCTTTGGATGCCTGAGAAATTAATGTAAATATTTCTGATTGAATTGCTTCTGTGTACTTCATATATTTTTTGCAGTCAATTGGCAAATTTATTGTTTTACATAGTTTAAAAGAAGAAAAATAGTAAGAACATTTGTATTTTTGTGTTAACCTCTTTTATCAAACTAAAATTTAAATGATTATTGTAAGAATTCTTGGTGGTCTTGGAAACCAAATGTTTCAATATGCATTCGCAAAATCTTTGCAACAAAAAGGTTTTGAAGTCCAGATTGATATTTCAAAATTCAAAACTTACAAATTACATGGTGGTTATCATTTAGATACTTATAATATAGATTTAGAAACTGCTAATAGTTTCGATACTTTTTTAGCCTTAATAAAATTAAAAAAAAATGTAAAAGAAAAAAGTTTACTGTTTGATGAAAACATGTTAAAATTATCTGGCAACGAATTTGTGAAAGGATATTTTCAAACAGAAAAATATTTTTCAACTATTAGAGGAATCCTGTTACAGCAATTTACAATTAAAACTGAGCTTTCTGATTCAACAAAGAAATACTCAAAAGCAATTCATCAACATAAAAATTCTTGTTCTTTACATATTAGAAGAGGAGATTATATTACTGATAAAAAAGCAAATAGTGTTCATGGAACTTGTGATTTAAACTATTATGCTTCAGCTATTAAATTGATCAATGAAAAGTTTGAAAACACTCACTTTTTTGTTTTTTCTGATGATATAATTTGGACAAAAGAAAACTTACAATTAGAAAATGCGACATATATAGACCATAAAACAATTCCTCATGAAGATATGTTTTTAATGAGTTTGTGCAAACATAATATAACAGCAAATAGTAGTTTTTCTTGGTGGGGAGCTTGGTTGAATCAGCATAAAAACAAAACAGTTATTGCTCCTAAAAAGTGGTTTGTAAGCCAAGAAAATGAGGTCGCTTCTAAAAATTGGATACAATTATGATGTCTTACAAAGTTTATTACATCAATTTAGATAAAAGTGTAAAGAGACGTGATTTTATGGAAAATCAATTTAAAAAATTGAACATTCCAATTACCAGAATTACTGCAACTTATGGCAAAGATTTAGATAAAGAAGTTTTAAAAAAAGAAAAAGCGAAACATAACATTTTAGCACATTTTCCTTTTCCAAATGATGGTGAAATAGGTATTTGTTTAACGCATTTTAAATTGTGGAAATTTTTATCAAAACAACCAGAAGATTTTTCGATTGTTTTAGAAGATGATGCTTTGGTTCATGAAGATTTTTTTAAAGATTTAGAGCAGCTTTTATCACAAATAACCATGAATGATTTTTTAGATATTTCAGGTAAAAAAGGCTTTTATTCGCTTCAAAAAACGGAATTACTAAACAAATTCTTAATGCCACCAGTTTTAATGATTGGACAAATTATTGGTAAAAATGCCGCTCAAAAATTAGTTGATAATTTAAGTGATTATTACGCTCCAATTGATGTGATGAAACAAGATGTTTACAAACATAAAGTGCCTTTATATTCTACAAATAAGCAATATGTTGTAAGTGTTGATAAGAAAATGGGAGGGAGCACTATTCAGCAAAATAATATGATTGTTTGGAAAAAAACAATCAGAGAAATTATTAGACCTTTTTGGCAGGTTTTTACTTTATGTACCTATAAATTACAAAGATGTATTAGAAATTATTTCTTTTATCAATCTTTAAAATAAGGATTTATTTTACGTTTCTGTTTAATAACCAAAGTTTTATATATCTTGTTAGTACAGCATACGCTTGTGTTGTTGCTAAAATTAAACCAGCATAACCATCTAGAAAACCTTTTTTCAATATAAAATGAGAAAAAATCCTAAAAGGAGGTTTTATTAAAATATGGTAAGCATTTACAGTTTTGCCTTTTGCATGCAATTCTTGTGCTTTTAATTCTCCATATTGATGAATTTTAGAAATAAAATGATTGTAGTTTTTATACCCAAAATGATCAATTTTATGTTTGAAAAAACCAAGTTCGCCATTTGTTTTTATCGTTTCATGTACAATACCTTGGTATTTACAATGTTCTTTTAAAAACAAACGAACAACTTTATCTCTTTGCCAACCAGAATAGTTTATTTTTTTATCAGCAAAATAAAAACTTCTACGCACATAAAAACCAACTTTATTTTTTGGATTTTTTACAGCTTCTAAAATTTCTTTTTCAACTTCTGGAGTAACTCTTTCATCAGCATCTAAAATATAAATCCAAGGATGTTTTGCTTGGTCAATAGCAAAGTTTTTTTGAGAAGAAAAATCATCAAACTTTCGTTTGATGATTTTTACATTGTGTTTTTCTGCTAATGCAACTGTATTATCTGTACTATAAGAGTCAATTACAATAATTTCATCAGCAAAACCAACAGATTGTATGGCTTCTTCTATATGAATTTCTTCATTTAAAGTAGGAATTATTGCAGTAATTTTTGTCATAGCATTTTACTCTTTAAACAGCAACATCATACTCACGTAAAGCATCGTTTAAAGATGTTTTTTTATTGGTGCTTTCTTTTCTTTTTCCGATAATTAATGCACAAGGTACATTATATTCTCCTGCAGCAAATTTCTTGGTATAACTTCCAGGAATTACTACAGATCTTGCAGGTACAATTCCTTTCATTTCAACTGGTTCATCTCCAGTAACATCTATAATTTTAGTACTCATTGTTAAGACAACATTAGCACCTAAAACTGCTTCTTTTTCTACTCTTACACCTTCTACAACTATACATCTAGAGCCAATAAAAGCACCATCTTCTATAATTACAGGAGCTGCTTGTAAAGGTTCTAAAACTCCACCAATTCCAACACCACCAGATAAATGTACATTTTTACCAATTTGCGCACAAGAACCAACTGTAGCCCAAGTATCAACCATGGTTCCTTCATCTACATACGCACCAATATTTACATAACTTGGCATTAAGATTGTGCCAGCAGAAATGTAAGCTCCATGTCTTGCAACAGCATTTGGTACTACTCTTATACCTCTTTCTGCAAAGTTTCTTTTTAATGGAATTTTATCATGATATTCAAAAATACCAGCTTCTAAAGTTTCCATTTTTTGAATTGGGAAATACAACACTACTGCTTTTTTTACCCATTCATTTACTTGCCAACCATCAGCTGTTGGTTCTGCAACTCTTAATTCTCCTTTGTCTAATAAATCT
It includes:
- a CDS encoding glycosyltransferase, whose amino-acid sequence is MDTCIIIPCYNEFDRLPILDFTNYIKENKIHFCFVNDGSTDNTLSVLNSLQLRFPNKVTIVNCEQNVGKAEAIRKAVLIVAKKTTFSYIGFFDADLATPLTEIQALLQTLKANSEIRLIMGSRIKRLGSVINRKYSRFLFGRIFATIVSEFLLKLPIYDTQCGAKIFKKNIALIMFKDQFITKWIFDVEMLLRLNQKFGLEFMQNSIYEFPLNIWEEKGGSKIKFLDFFNVPKDIINLKIRYKD
- a CDS encoding CCA tRNA nucleotidyltransferase, with product MKYTEAIQSEIFTLISQASKELNIDSYVIGGFVRDFFLKRGTAKDIDVVAVGSGIELAKKVAQLIPNKPKVQVFKTYGTAMLRFKDVEIEFVGARKESYSEESRNPEVTEGTLKDDQNRRDFTINALALSLNEENFGELLDPFNGIEDLENKIIKTPLNPDITYSDDPLRMMRAIRFATQLNFEIEENSLAAISKNSNRLQIITKERIVVELNKIMSSAKPSVGFLLLEKTNLLPQILPELIALKGVEEVEGQKHKDNFYHTLEVVDNIAVHTDDVWLRWAALLHDVGKAPTKRFSKKVGWTFHGHEFVGSKMVYKIFKKLKMPLNNKMKFVQKMVLLSSRPIVLASDVTDSAVRRLVFDAGDDINSLMTLCEADITTKNPRKFKLYHKNFDIVRSKIKEVEERDKVRNFQPPITGEEIMEAFNLKPCREIGQIKEAIKNAILDGEIPNEHKASYDFMIEKGISLGLKLID
- a CDS encoding alpha-1,2-fucosyltransferase; this translates as MIIVRILGGLGNQMFQYAFAKSLQQKGFEVQIDISKFKTYKLHGGYHLDTYNIDLETANSFDTFLALIKLKKNVKEKSLLFDENMLKLSGNEFVKGYFQTEKYFSTIRGILLQQFTIKTELSDSTKKYSKAIHQHKNSCSLHIRRGDYITDKKANSVHGTCDLNYYASAIKLINEKFENTHFFVFSDDIIWTKENLQLENATYIDHKTIPHEDMFLMSLCKHNITANSSFSWWGAWLNQHKNKTVIAPKKWFVSQENEVASKNWIQL
- a CDS encoding glycosyltransferase family 25 protein, with translation MDTIMMSYKVYYINLDKSVKRRDFMENQFKKLNIPITRITATYGKDLDKEVLKKEKAKHNILAHFPFPNDGEIGICLTHFKLWKFLSKQPEDFSIVLEDDALVHEDFFKDLEQLLSQITMNDFLDISGKKGFYSLQKTELLNKFLMPPVLMIGQIIGKNAAQKLVDNLSDYYAPIDVMKQDVYKHKVPLYSTNKQYVVSVDKKMGGSTIQQNNMIVWKKTIREIIRPFWQVFTLCTYKLQRCIRNYFFYQSLK
- a CDS encoding glycosyltransferase family 2 protein translates to MTKITAIIPTLNEEIHIEEAIQSVGFADEIIVIDSYSTDNTVALAEKHNVKIIKRKFDDFSSQKNFAIDQAKHPWIYILDADERVTPEVEKEILEAVKNPKNKVGFYVRRSFYFADKKINYSGWQRDKVVRLFLKEHCKYQGIVHETIKTNGELGFFKHKIDHFGYKNYNHFISKIHQYGELKAQELHAKGKTVNAYHILIKPPFRIFSHFILKKGFLDGYAGLILATTQAYAVLTRYIKLWLLNRNVK
- a CDS encoding 2,3,4,5-tetrahydropyridine-2,6-dicarboxylate N-succinyltransferase, with protein sequence MEDIRKIIESAWENRDLLKEENTINTIRKVVDLLDKGELRVAEPTADGWQVNEWVKKAVVLYFPIQKMETLEAGIFEYHDKIPLKRNFAERGIRVVPNAVARHGAYISAGTILMPSYVNIGAYVDEGTMVDTWATVGSCAQIGKNVHLSGGVGIGGVLEPLQAAPVIIEDGAFIGSRCIVVEGVRVEKEAVLGANVVLTMSTKIIDVTGDEPVEMKGIVPARSVVIPGSYTKKFAAGEYNVPCALIIGKRKESTNKKTSLNDALREYDVAV